From the genome of Aestuariirhabdus haliotis:
GATTTTTTGCCGTTTTCAACACTGGGGCTCCGAAGGCGTCCGGCGCATTATTAGCTTTACGACATCGCCCACCCCTTTGAGGTAACCTGGCATGAGTTCAGCAGCCACCTTTACTGCCGAAGACGGCACATCCTATCGCGACCATAAACGCTATAGCTGGTTTGTTTCACTACTGGTGCCCTCCCTGACCATGTTGGGCCCCATCCTGTTTATCCTCACCGGGGACGCGTTGCTCCTTTGGGTGCCGGTTGCATTTAACTATCTGGGCATGCCATTACTGGATGTCATCATGGGAGAAGATCGCAGCAACCCTCCCGAGCAGGTCGTTCCCCTGCTGGAAAAGGATAACTACTACCGCTACGTCACCTATGCCCTGGTGCCGCTACTCTGGATTTTCTTTATTGCCTGCGCCTGGTTTGTCGGCACCTATGAACTGCCCTGGCATGGTTTGTTAGCAGTCGCCATAACGGCGGGAGGCACCTGTGGTTATGGCCTGAATCTGGGCCATGAAATTGGCCATAAGCCGAGCAAGCTGGAAAAAAATCTGGCCAAACTGGTGCTATCGCTAGGCGGCTATGGCCACTTCACCCTGGAACACAATATGGGTCACCATCGCGACGTAGCCACTCCCGAGGATTCGGCGTCCTCACGGATGGGGGAAAGCATCTGGAAATTTGCCTTGCGCGAACTGCCCGGCGGCTGGACCCGTGCCTGGTCACTGGAGAGCGCTCGACTGGCGAAACGGGGGCTGCCGATCTGGTCACACCATAATGAAATCCTTCAACCGCTGGCCATCACCCTGGTTCTGTACACGACGCTGATCATTTTGTTCGGCTGGATCATGATTCCCTTCCTGGCCCTGACCGCATTCTGGGGCGCCTTTCAGCTAACGTCCGCTAACTATATTGAGCACTACGGGCTGTTACGACAAAAGCTGGAGAACGGTCGCTATGAACGCTGCCAGCCTCACCATTCCTGGAACAGTAATCATCTGGTTTCCAATTGGGCCCTGTTCCATCTGCAGCGACATTCCGACCATCATGCCTACCCGAATCGCCGTTACCAATCCCTGCGGCATTTTGCCAACCTGCCAGAACTGCCCAATGGTTATTTCGGCATGTACGCCCTGGCTTATTTTCCGCCGATCTGGTTTCGAGT
Proteins encoded in this window:
- a CDS encoding alkane 1-monooxygenase, encoding MSSAATFTAEDGTSYRDHKRYSWFVSLLVPSLTMLGPILFILTGDALLLWVPVAFNYLGMPLLDVIMGEDRSNPPEQVVPLLEKDNYYRYVTYALVPLLWIFFIACAWFVGTYELPWHGLLAVAITAGGTCGYGLNLGHEIGHKPSKLEKNLAKLVLSLGGYGHFTLEHNMGHHRDVATPEDSASSRMGESIWKFALRELPGGWTRAWSLESARLAKRGLPIWSHHNEILQPLAITLVLYTTLIILFGWIMIPFLALTAFWGAFQLTSANYIEHYGLLRQKLENGRYERCQPHHSWNSNHLVSNWALFHLQRHSDHHAYPNRRYQSLRHFANLPELPNGYFGMYALAYFPPIWFRVMNPRLIRWAEGKASRINFDPSKKDALIARYGLAP